The proteins below come from a single Triticum aestivum cultivar Chinese Spring chromosome 5D, IWGSC CS RefSeq v2.1, whole genome shotgun sequence genomic window:
- the LOC123124888 gene encoding lysM domain-containing GPI-anchored protein LYP4 isoform X2 yields the protein MPLPSTPLHRRLLLLLLTAVASARQPALLEPCASATACPALLSYTLHADLKLADLAALFAADPLAILAANAIDFAVPGPAGRILPAGLALRVPVPCACSGGVRRATSARYVSRPGDTLASIAARVYAGLTAPDWIRDSNGIPDADADVAVDAGTALHVPLHCACFGGVDNGVPAVYLTYVVARGDTVPAIAKRYRTTATDVMSVNDMATADVAAGDIIVLPLPACTSSFPTFTSDHGLAVANGTYAVTADRLFCVPAPLADAACSSMQCGNSSMMLGNFTLVMTGAGCSVSSCGYGGYANGTILTTLTTALKPLCPVPHQFPPLIPPPTSSFFETYLGPSPAPMPSEGGINSPTMAGTAPTASPDAVAGAPSTGRHFSDVIRVFALCLVTSVLW from the exons ATGCCACTCCCGTCcaccccactccaccgccgcctcctcctgctcctcctcaccGCGGTCGCCTCCGCGCGGCAGCCCGCGCTGCTCGAGCCCTGCGCCTCCGCCACGGCCTGCCCCGCGCTGCTCTCCTACACCCTCCACGCCGACCTCAAGCTCGCCGACCTGGCCGCACTCTTCGCCGCCGACCCGCTCGCCATCCTCGCCGCCAACGCCATCGACTTCGCCGTGCCGGGCCCGGCCGGCCGCATCCTCCCGGCCGGCCTCGCGCTGCGCGTGCCGGTCCCCTGCGCCTGCTCCGGCGGCGTCCGCAGGGCCACCTCCGCCCGCTACGTCTCCCGCCCGGGGGACACGCTCGCCTCCATCGCCGCGCGCGTCTACGCCGGCCTCACCGCCCCGGACTGGATCAGGGACTCCAACGGCATCCCCGACGCTGACGCCGACGTCGCCGTCGACGCCGGGACCGCGCTCCACGTGCCGCTGCACTGCGCGTGCTTCGGCGGGGTGGACAACGGGGTGCCCGCCGTGTACCTCACGTACGTGGTGGCCAGAGGGGACACCGTGCCCGCCATCGCGAAGAGGTACCGGACCACGGCCACCGACGTGATGAGCGTCAACGACATGGCCACCGCCGACGTCGCCGCCGGGGACATCATCGTGCTCCCGCTGCCAG CGTGCACCTCGTCGTTCCCCACGTTCACCTCCGACCACGGGCTGGCCGTGGCGAACGGGACCTACGCAGTGACTGCCGACCG GCTGTTCTGCGTGCCGGCGCCGCTGGCGGACGCGGCGTGCTCCAGCATGCAGTGCGGCAACAGCAGCATGATGCTCGGCAACTTCACCCTCGTCATGACCGGCGCCGGCTGCAGCGTCTCCTCCTGCGGCTACGGCGGCTACGCCAACGGCACCATCCTCACCAC GTTAACCACGGCGCTCAAGCCCCTATGCCCAG TCCCGCACCAGTTCCCGCCGCTGATCCCGCCGCCGACGTCGTCCTTCTTCGAGACGTACCTCGGCCCTTCACCGGCGCCGATGccgtcggaggggggaatcaacaGTCCGACGATGGCTGGGACGGCACCAACGGCCAGCCCGGACGCCGTCGCCGGTGCTCCTTCCACGGGCCGGCACTTCAGCGACGTCATCAGAGTGTTCGCGCTCTGCCTTGTCACCAGCGTGCTGTGGTAA
- the LOC123124888 gene encoding lysM domain-containing GPI-anchored protein LYP4 isoform X1: MPLPSTPLHRRLLLLLLTAVASARQPALLEPCASATACPALLSYTLHADLKLADLAALFAADPLAILAANAIDFAVPGPAGRILPAGLALRVPVPCACSGGVRRATSARYVSRPGDTLASIAARVYAGLTAPDWIRDSNGIPDADADVAVDAGTALHVPLHCACFGGVDNGVPAVYLTYVVARGDTVPAIAKRYRTTATDVMSVNDMATADVAAGDIIVLPLPACTSSFPTFTSDHGLAVANGTYAVTADRCVQCSCGPANLELFCVPAPLADAACSSMQCGNSSMMLGNFTLVMTGAGCSVSSCGYGGYANGTILTTLTTALKPLCPVPHQFPPLIPPPTSSFFETYLGPSPAPMPSEGGINSPTMAGTAPTASPDAVAGAPSTGRHFSDVIRVFALCLVTSVLW, translated from the exons ATGCCACTCCCGTCcaccccactccaccgccgcctcctcctgctcctcctcaccGCGGTCGCCTCCGCGCGGCAGCCCGCGCTGCTCGAGCCCTGCGCCTCCGCCACGGCCTGCCCCGCGCTGCTCTCCTACACCCTCCACGCCGACCTCAAGCTCGCCGACCTGGCCGCACTCTTCGCCGCCGACCCGCTCGCCATCCTCGCCGCCAACGCCATCGACTTCGCCGTGCCGGGCCCGGCCGGCCGCATCCTCCCGGCCGGCCTCGCGCTGCGCGTGCCGGTCCCCTGCGCCTGCTCCGGCGGCGTCCGCAGGGCCACCTCCGCCCGCTACGTCTCCCGCCCGGGGGACACGCTCGCCTCCATCGCCGCGCGCGTCTACGCCGGCCTCACCGCCCCGGACTGGATCAGGGACTCCAACGGCATCCCCGACGCTGACGCCGACGTCGCCGTCGACGCCGGGACCGCGCTCCACGTGCCGCTGCACTGCGCGTGCTTCGGCGGGGTGGACAACGGGGTGCCCGCCGTGTACCTCACGTACGTGGTGGCCAGAGGGGACACCGTGCCCGCCATCGCGAAGAGGTACCGGACCACGGCCACCGACGTGATGAGCGTCAACGACATGGCCACCGCCGACGTCGCCGCCGGGGACATCATCGTGCTCCCGCTGCCAG CGTGCACCTCGTCGTTCCCCACGTTCACCTCCGACCACGGGCTGGCCGTGGCGAACGGGACCTACGCAGTGACTGCCGACCGGTGCGTCCAGTGCAGCTGTGGTCCGGCCAACTTGGA GCTGTTCTGCGTGCCGGCGCCGCTGGCGGACGCGGCGTGCTCCAGCATGCAGTGCGGCAACAGCAGCATGATGCTCGGCAACTTCACCCTCGTCATGACCGGCGCCGGCTGCAGCGTCTCCTCCTGCGGCTACGGCGGCTACGCCAACGGCACCATCCTCACCAC GTTAACCACGGCGCTCAAGCCCCTATGCCCAG TCCCGCACCAGTTCCCGCCGCTGATCCCGCCGCCGACGTCGTCCTTCTTCGAGACGTACCTCGGCCCTTCACCGGCGCCGATGccgtcggaggggggaatcaacaGTCCGACGATGGCTGGGACGGCACCAACGGCCAGCCCGGACGCCGTCGCCGGTGCTCCTTCCACGGGCCGGCACTTCAGCGACGTCATCAGAGTGTTCGCGCTCTGCCTTGTCACCAGCGTGCTGTGGTAA